Sequence from the Chrysemys picta bellii isolate R12L10 chromosome 23, ASM1138683v2, whole genome shotgun sequence genome:
ACAACCACCACACCCATATTTTGGTGTCTGTTAAACCAGTGAGCCTCCTATCAGGGGATAGTTAAACACTTTTTCTATTTGGTATGCAGCGAAGAAAACCCCATACCAGCTCAGCCAATCTGCAATGATATCTTctaaaacaaacaggaaacatGCAAAAACATTCAAGATTGGTGGTAAAATAAATTAGAGGATGCTGCTTACTAAAAGCTAAAAAAGACATTAATGCAACACAGTAAGGGTGAGATTTCAACCACCAAAAAGTCAGGACATTCCAAGTTAAGGTTCCTCCGAACACGCTAAATGTGACCTGCCAAGGGAAAATAATTTCGTGGAGATCTTGTTTCTTTACAAAGTatgaaaagttttttaaaattctgatatcagagtagcagccttgttagtctgtatgcatccgaagaagtgggctgtagcccacgaaagcttatgctctaataaatttgttagtctctaaggtgccacaaggactcctgttctttttaaaattctgagTTAAGTTCAGCACAAGATTGTTTCAGAAAGGGATGAGCCACTGGcttaaaaataaaagctgctgTTGCCACAACTATAATAAAAACTGATAAATAAGTGCAGCCTAGCAAAGCCTGATGGAACCATAGGGCAAATTTAGATACAACTAAGGATGGCCTAGAAAGGAAGAATTGTTTcctggttaaggcactggactgggactcaaaactctgccacagacttcctgtgtgaccttgggcaagtctcaaGTTCTCTATATGCAAAGATAGGGATTTAATACTCTGTTGTCTGTTTAGACTGAACTCTTTGAATCGCCGCCCCAATGTGAAATCCTagccccgctgaagtcaatgggagttttgccattgacgtcaatagAATCAGCATTTCACCCAAAGCATATGCACAGTCCCCACGATGAGGCCCCAATCTCAGGTAGGCCCTCTAGGTCATACTGGAAATACAAATATGTCCATAAAAGGACACTTCTGTAGGAGATCAAGAATGCTTTGGAAGTTAAGATTGCCAAGTCTAAGCCACTCATCTTCATATCTGTCAGAAGGATCAAATATCTGTACTTGGGAACTAGACCATGATGGGTGCACCGTGCTGAAAATACTATCCACTGTAAATAATCTTTCACGTGCCCACCTTTATTTCTGAACAAAAAAGCACATCTCACATGTACCATCTGAAGATTTTAATCAAGTATTTAATTATCCAAGCACAAAACAAGCATCCGAACAGAACATTTTAAATGGTTGAAAACCGCTTCAGCCCCAGATTCAGGTAACTCACATTTCTGAGTGAAGTTTGAGCCTTTAAAAAAAGTTCAGTTCTAGGCCAAGATTGAACAAATGTCAGCCACTATATGGGAGTTACATGACAGATAATTGGGGGTTTTAGAATGGAGGCACCATCTTACCCTAGGCAGGTTAGTGATGGTTCTCATGGAATGAGAAAGGCTCTCTTTATGTAGCGTGGAATAGGTCACAGAAGATCCATGCGAGGCACAGGTAATATTTAAAAGTTTCCTACTGAGCATATTACAGTTAAGCCCAATTCAAAAGATGTGTTAAAAATGGATGCAGCTTAGCACACGTTCTTTTGGACAGCCTGACTTGTGGTGCTCTCCTAATTCACAGGATTCAGACTAAAATAATTATACTGTTAAATTGAGGATGGCTAAGATCCAACTGGCAAGCAAAACGTTACTTTCCAGAAACTGGATTTCTTCCCCAACCACTGAGCCATAAAGGGTACTAGTTTCTGCGGATACTCATTTTCTACCCCTACATATACTTTTTCCCAAAACACCTCTTCCCTCAACTTCAACTTGGTCTAAATAACAAAAACTAAGAGACCAAGAGAAGTATATTAAGATGTTCTCATAGTTGACCCCTTTactataaaataaaattggaTACATTCTTGTAACTATTCTATAGATCAAGTTAAGCTGTCTAAGACAAGTGGAACGTTATACCAGCTGCTTGCTGGACTGCAGCATGTACTGAGAGGATGGATGATGGATACTTAACTGCTGAAAGGGAAAATTAATATTCGAACAagaatttaaaagagaaaacatTTGGAGCAGCAAAACTGGAACAAGCGGAGAAAGCACAGAGACCCACTGATAAGAACGCAGAACAGCAAGGAAGGAAGTTGCTATCTGCACAGTCATAGATTGACAACCCCAGAATCCCATCTGCAGAGTAATGACAATTTAATTTACTTTGGGAGAAAAGGGTTAATGGAATAAAGTGATAAGACTGATATAGCCAATGTCAATCTTTATTTGAAGTCTCAAGTGCAGTACATTAATTGTGTACATCAACCgagtagaaaaaaaaacaaaaatgaactgAAAGACTGCTCAGGAAAGATCCCAGGGGTTAGGATGACACTTTCGGAAAGGGTATGTTGTCCACTTCGTGGATGCCGTCTTTGTCAATGAACCGGACGCTGAAAGAAGGCAGGTTCAGGATGAAGCGTTTCTGAAGCTGTTTAACagacagagagaggggaaagatTTGTTCAAGGCTTAAGTGAAAAACATTTGTCTTTGGGAGAGACATTGTTGCATGTCCTAAAAGCATTAGTTTCTATCCTCCAATTTCTGTCCTGCTTCCGCTTTGTTTCTGTAACATTTCTGGACACCAAAACTAAGAAGTGCCTTTCATATTCAGGAACCCTGGAGAGCTAGAACTGACTGTGTTCTCTATGGAAGTCAGTTTGGAAATTAAATAGAAATGGGAGGGTTTGAATAGTCACCTTAAAGAATTACATGGATTTTACAAGTGGAAAAAAGCCACAAGCAGCAACATTTTAAGCTTACCAACTTGCATaagcaaataaatatattttattctgcTCTTATGAGTTTTAGTATTTACCTAAAACTCCTTTTGAACAAATCTGAAGCAGGACTTGGGATCTGAATAAGGAGCTTGCACATCCAGTGATGTAATGTGTTAGACTCGATAAGAATAAACTTGTCATGCCCAAATTTATCTTGTTGTACATCTTAAAGAATTTGTCTTAAACTAGTACCTAACAAGAGAACAACTCTGCTGAAAAATTCACTTGACTGTGTGCCAGGGCTAAGTATTTAAAAGGTCCCCACTGTACGCACTGCTTGGGATATAAACTTCAGTCAATCGTGCATGAGACACTGGCAGCATGGCTCCCACAGTGCCTCTTATTTCAGCGTGAATTACCTCCGTTCTCTAACAAGACTTTTCATTTAAGCTAAAGTGGAGAAGATTACAATCGTTTTCTACCATTACACTTAGATACAAACAGGCAAACATTTTAGAGGGGCCTGAGCTCCTCTGCTTGTGATGTATTTACATTTATAAACTTCCCCACCCAATAACCAACACATACGAGTTAAGGTCAAACCCTTTCTTAGGCAAATGCTGAAGTCACCTTTAGGGTAAGACACTTATGAGCtcaaataaatggtcagtttgaTATACGGAGGATAACGCCACTTCTTGCCTTGCTTGAGAGCAGGATGCCTTGATTATAGGAAATACAACGTGGTATTGTTTGTTCCTTGTATTAGGATGAACTGGATTGAGAGAAGAGGCCTTGCTGTCACGTTATTTTCTTTTGTAGCTTATTTGTATGTTTTGAATTTTTGGGTTAGGGTGCACCAATATAGTGAGCACTTGTGACATtcttggttttaatttttttagtagtAGTGATAATTGGGGGTACCACAGGAAGCACAGATACTAATTAGACTCTTAAGGTCACTGACTGAGACAAGACACGGAGGGCAAAATGTAGCAGATTCTGCTCCATGTAGCACTGTATGGTAATATACTAGCCTTCGTTTAAGATGATTCGTCACATGCCCCAAGTGTGTTCTTGGTTTACAAATAGTTACTTAGTAGGCCAACTTCTAGAAGAACTGGTCCTGCAGTTCTTGAGGTATATTCAAGGCAGGATCCCTGGATTTATGCACATTTCTAAAGCACATTTCCAATGGCATCCAAAGTTAAGCAAATTAGTTGTACTTGGTAGTTTTTGTTGCGTCCCAGAAACTATGAGCTCAATAGCATATGACAGAGGCAAAGCTACTACGTACTTATCTAGCTACTGAGTTACCATGCGAGACTATCCTTTCAACTCACTAGCTGTAAAGACATGTAATGGTCAGAGAACTATACAACACAACCTCTGTCGGGATAGGGTTGTGCAGCACCCACTCAAGtaatttgtaaagtactttgctAACTATCAGACACCACAATTGACAGTAAAGCTAATAATCTACTAAAAACCTTACACCTCACCAAAATGCTCGTAGGGCCTTTGCAGCAGAATTCTCCCCCGTAACACCAGTTCAACTCTTTAACCTCCAAGAGACAATGACACCAAGTACTGCTCTTATAAAGATTTACGGTGTGAAAAGGATATTTTTGCTAAAGTTTCTGATCAACCGCTTCAGTGCCTGAGGTCAAGTTATTATCGGAGTTAGACTTGGTTATTCAACTTATGAACTAAGGGGCGAAAGCAGTTTAAAAATGTGTAATAGAAAAATAAACTTACCACAAGCACAGGATAAGTATCAGAAGGATAAAAACATTTTAGGCAGAAATAACATAAAAAGACAAAGTCAAGGGCTGTCTACATCAATATTATGTTAAGTATGGAAGGACCAGAAGTAAAGAAAAGCAATTAAGCTTAAAGTTTACATTCTGAAGGACATGAACCATGCTAAGACAATGTAAGTACCCACAAATCCTTTTCCTCAGTAGCTGGTTCCACATCTGGCCAATGTATATTTATTACCCCTTCTGGCAAAGGCAGGAAAAAAATGTGACAGAGGAACAGGAAAAATATCAGCAAACGAAGGCAAAcaaacattcctttctcaagcTCACACAGGCCCAAGTCTTTGGCGACTCACCTCCTCTAGACATTTCTTTAGGAGCTCCATTGCCTCCTCGCGTGTGATACCTGAAGGAGAAAACACCCACAGATTGCTTTAGTTAGAGGCCATCTCTCTCAAGTCAAtctttttattaaatttaaaCAACTTTTCAGCTGAGcaccaaaaaaaccctccttcCCAGTTCACAGAAAACACATTCCATATGTACTGAGGATGCCCTGCACTGAAGCACTCGCGCTGCAACAAGCCATTGAGAATCGATTTGTTATACCAATGGGAAGCATGACGGAATTTTGCCTCCCATGGCCAGGGACTGGGCTTCGGAGAAGTCCAGCCGTCTCTCTCTCCTTGAGTTTATTACAGTTTTAAATCAGCTCCATCTGTCCACAGCCGGCTGCAAGTCAGTGAAAGTGGGCGGGGATTGGTTTTAGTGCTACATTCCCTGCTGGGTATGAGCTTTAATAATGGGAAAGGCACGTGTGTGATGCTCCTGCTATTCTCACACattaggataaaaaaaaatcagcattcagTGGGGATGGCCAACTGTGACAACATattgtacttaatttttttccttttggaaggggtggggaaagagaagaaaggcAGCATCGCTTCCAGGAGATGCAAGTAATGAAAAAATGACAGAGATGCATGTTTAGCACGCAGCCTACTTGGTTCAAGGGCTTTTGTTCCAGTCTCACACCTGCTGCTCAGGTGGAATAAGCTCCAATTAGAAGAGAACTGCCAGATTCTTGCTGCACTGGTTGCAGGAGGCAGATAGAAATACTGCTAATGGAAGGTCTCTGCTATGAGTCAGTAAATTAAACTTTACACACAAAATATTGCTGCCAATGGGTAAAGTGCTTTTGTGGCTAAAGTACAAAGGAGTCAGAAAAAGCTTAACTCTATTCCCAGCCCTACAGACTTCCAATGTGGACAAGTCATTTCAATTGTGTTTcaagtttcctcatctgtaaaatgaggataatgctgccctgtctcctggcaatcAGAGAGGCTAAGTTTGAATGTTTTTAAAGCATTGAGAGCTACAGATGTGCAAAGAATTATTCCTACTGTTTACATCAGAAAAGGTTgcaaagcagccaaaacaaagcATCCCCATATACCAGACCTGCAAAAGGATGAGATACACGTATTTGAAAGGAATGcagttttatttttctgtctttttaataTGCTATGAATTGAACTGATGCAAGTTATGGACAAATGAGAAACACGGCTGCACTCTGAAGAGGAAACCTTCAGGAGATAATTGTATGCACATCATAGCCAGCAAACTAGGTAAcatacagcagcagcagaggtacacctctacctcgatataacgctgtcctcaggagccaaaaaatcttactgcgttataggtgaaactgcgttatatcgaacttgctttgatccgccggagtgcgcagccccgcccccggagcactgctttaccgcgttatatccgaattcgtgttatatcgggtggcgctTTATCGAGGTAGAGTTTTATCTGAACTATAGCTTGTAGAGGCAGATGCCAGCTGAAGACATCTTCCCGCCCCACTGTTTAGTTTTGAACACCATGATTTAACTACCATTTGGTAGTCTCTTGGGATCTGAAGATAGAAATGCTAAGTAGTAAATTATCAGTGCAACACCTGGGGCAAAAAGTCAATAGTACCCAAAATACTGCAGTTAAGCCATCAAAACATTATTTATTAGATGAAGATGGCCAGGAACTAACAGGTCAGtaattcagattaaaaaaatctAACTTCCTAACTTTAAAACAGGAACTGCAAGCACGTGGAAAAAGTCTAGTTTCACCACAGCCTCCATTTCTGCTGAAAAGCTAAGCTATAGATTTTTAGATTTAACTCCTGAAGGAGTATCTAATCTCTGTGCCTACCACAGCAACAGAAACAGGCAGAGTGACTCAACATGATTCACAAATGCAAGATCCCACTTTATTAAGCCTTTGATTTACTAGTCAGTAGAAAGAGAATTGTTTCTTTGCCATAGGCTTCATACTTACTTGGCTTGTAATAGCGGTCAAGAATGCTCAGGGTTAGGAATGCACCATATCCATGTGCTGCAAAGGGAGCTTTAGCCAGGGCTGCAAGGTAATCCATATAATAAAGGGCAGGGCCTTCGTGTTCATCATAGCCGGCCAAAAGAAGATTGACATGGTAAGGGGTCTGCAAGCAGAAACACAGAATTTTGATTAGTGCAGCAATACTAACCAGTTTCCCCTCTACTGTCCCCCATAACATGTAGAGACCGGTAATCCAGCCCGTTTCAACGTGCTCCTTTGGACACACAGTGTTTCTAGCAACTGTGTAAATCGCTTCTGAGGAACACATTTGAATTCAAAACCCCAGAGTGGCtgaaattttgttgttgttgggaaGCAAACTTCTTTGCCCACTGCATTCCTTTCAAATGTGTAAGACTCTTACTCTCCCTTCAATCTACTCCTTGGGACCCTTTCACTGTTAGCGTTTCAATCTTATGGGGACAAATCATAACTAAAATACTTTTACACCACCCGCCTTCATCTCAACAAAATGCTTGGATTTTTGA
This genomic interval carries:
- the PSMB2 gene encoding proteasome subunit beta type-2, whose translation is MEYLIGIQGPDYILVASDTVAASSIVQMKHDHDKMFKMSEKILLLCVGEAGDTVQFAEYIQKNVQLYKMRNGYELSPTAAANFTRRNLADYLRSRTPYHVNLLLAGYDEHEGPALYYMDYLAALAKAPFAAHGYGAFLTLSILDRYYKPSITREEAMELLKKCLEELQKRFILNLPSFSVRFIDKDGIHEVDNIPFPKVSS